From the genome of Neomonachus schauinslandi chromosome 1, ASM220157v2, whole genome shotgun sequence:
GCagagaagaatagaaaaaatatataaccagtGTGATTTGTTAGATTCTAACATGTTTCCTTATTGAAATCAGGAACTTCAAACAAAAACCCATTAGGGTATGAAGTCCAGATTATGTAAGAGTTGGGATTTGCAACAAAATTTGGGAATGATTCAGCAAGACAGGACGGTTCAGTAAATAACCCTGGATACCCCCAGATGCTGTGTTGGCGTGGAAAGACCTCTAGGGTATAGTATAGTGTTCCGTTGAAAGGGCAATTGCAGGGCAGACACCTTCTTAGCAGCCAGGACCTGGGAGGAGGTGTGGTGAGGGGAGCCGCCGGGGAGCAgcccagcaggcagagggagcaccAAAGGCCAGAACCCTGCAGGAGAGCCCAGGCTGGTGATCcccagcaggagtgggggggggtcaCAAGGCCGAGGCCGGTCTGGGGCCcggacccctcccctccctgcagggacacagaggctcagggagggcaAGAGAGCAAGTTGCCCAAAGTTACAGAGCTGGGGCTCAAACCTAGGCTCCTGAGCATGGCTTCACACCGGTCTGCACCCCCacttcttcacctgtaaaatggggcactGATGGGACCCGCCTCAAGGGCCAGAGAGAGGGCCAGCGGAGTGACCGGGGCAAGGAGCCAGCGCAGGTCCTGTGCCGTGGGGCCCTCAGTGAGCAGCGGCTCCAGTCTGTACCCTCACCACCAGCAGCACTAATGTCATCCGCTGGGAACCCGAATGGCAACAGGCATCCTTTcgtggagggtggggaagggcctTCTTACCCCAATGCCCTGAATTGGCCGCTCTTTGGTGACAACATACTCATGAGATGCCCCAGACACTTTGCTGACTACGTTCAATACCCAGCTGAACAACCACCAAACACCCGGACACGTTCGTACAAAACAGAGAGGGTTTTTATTGTGTGAGATGCGAAGGATGCAGTGCGGGCAGGGCCGGGCCAGGGGCAGCTCTTCCTAGCGGGTCCTGCTGGCCGGGTCccgtgggtggagggaggggcggtCGTGGCCGCGGCGGATGATGGAGTTGATCCAGTCTGCGAACTGTGCGACTGGAGCAAAGGCGTCCGGGTAGAACCCAGAGCCGCAGCTTCCGCGGATGAACGAGTCAATGCCCTGGACCAGCCCGTTGCAGACCAGCGGCCCGCCAGAGTCCCCCTGTGGAGACAGACGGGGTTGGGAGGCTGGGCTTCCAGGACTCTGGCTGCAGCCCAGGCGGGAGCGGGATGGGGCCTCGGGGGGCTGGGGGTACGCACAAAGCAGATGCCAGCCCGCCGGCGGGGCACCAGCGTGCACACGTTGGCTCGGCGGCAGAAGGTGGTCACCACGGTCACGTTGAGCTCCTGCAGGACCCTGGGCGGTGGCCGGGTCGTGCCCAGCTGGCCCCAGCCCATGGCCAGGCACGGTACCCcactgcccacaccttgattctGGGCAGGCAGCCTGGCCACCTGCACGTTCCTGTTGATGGTGGCTGACCCGTTGAGCTGCGGTGGGCGGGACAGAGCATCAGAGCGTCACAGGGGGTGGTGGGCCAtgaccctcccctccccgggcctcagtttccccagctgagGTATCACCGTGGTCCTGGGATCTTACGGAGCAGGACACCCACCCTGCAAGGTGCTCCttgccctgagcctcagtttccccatctctataGTGGGAGCAACCATAGTGGCTCAGAGCATCTCTGGACATGCCTTGAATGCAGTAAACAGTGGGTACTCAATAAAACACACTGTGGGCAACAGCAATGACAATAAAACCCTTGTTCTAGAACATTCCCAGAGACTAATCATAACTTTGCAAGCAGTGGAGAAGGGAGGGTTTCACCCTTACGTCTCCCACCAGCTGAATGGGGGGAATTTGGCCCCATTTCACAAAGACAGGAACTGTCCCTGTGCTCGGCCACACAAATAACAACAGTTTGTTGATTGACAACGGCTCAGAGCTTCccgtatcatctcatttaatttcttttttttttttttaaagattttatttattttttagagagcgagcgagagagaaacagcatgagaggggagagggtcagagggagaagcaggctccctgctgagccgggagccccatgtgggactcgatcccaggactctgggatcatgacttgagccgaaggcagacgctcaaccatctgagccacccaggcgccccatctcatttaatttctcaaCAGCCCTGCCAGGCGGGTTTATTTCCCCCTGTTACAGAGGTGGAGACTGAGGCACACCGGGTCGTGTACCCACTTAAAGCTGGGACCCCACCCTGTCCCCCAGTctctggccccctccccaggcgTCCTGCCCCTGGGCCTCTGCACCTGCCGGGTCCCCTCTTGGGCATCCCCAGCCTGGCCTGCCCAGCTCCGCACCTGGAGGATCACGATGTCGTTCAGCAGCCTCTGGGGGTTGAAGCCGTTTTCAAAGACCCGCTGGATGGCGAATATTTGCCTGGTGGGCTCACGTTGCCCCAGGTCATGTGCCCCCAGCACTGCCACCACCGACCGGAAGTTCCTGCAGcaagggggaggcaggaggtgatTGGAGATGGTCCTGGTGGTGGGGAGGCCCCCAGAGCccaagggagaggcaggaggtgatgggggggggcccgggggggggggggcccccagAGCTCAGCTGGGAGGTGATTGGAGGTGGTCCTGGTGGTGGGGAGGCCCCCAGAGCCCAAGGGAGAGTCAGGAGGTGATTGGAGGTGGTCCTGGTGGGGGGGGGCCCCCCAGAGCccaagggagaggcaggaggtgaTTGGAGGTGGTCCtggtggtggggaggcaggaggtgatTGGAGGTGGtcctggaggtggggaggcccCCAGAGCTCAGCCGGGCCCCACCGGAGCCCAGGGGGGCACGGTGGGGAAGGTGCGCTGATGTGGGCGCGGGGCGGGCAGGGGCGGGCCCCTGGGAGGACCTCGGGCTCCTGGTCGCACTCTCCCTGTGACACAGACGTGGAGACGGGGCTCCCAGGAGGGTAGGCATGAGCCGGGGTGACTCACAAACCATCCACGCAGTGGGCAGCCGACATGACGAAGTTGGGGGCGATGAGAGTAGCACCACAGAAGTGACCTCCTCGCCGCTGTAGGGACACCATGAAGGGCCACGCGTGGGGCTGGGCGGCGCGGCCACCCACGATCTCCGAGGCCAGTGCCGGGCCTGAGgacgcggggtgggggtggggcggtgaGCGCCACGGAGGAGCCTNNNNNNNNNNNNNNNNNNNNNNNNNNNNNNNNNNNNNNNNNNNNNNNNNNNNNNNNNNNNNNNNNNNNNNNNNNNNNNNNNNNNNNNNNNNNNNNNNNNNGGCGGGGAGTGCCAGTGCCCCCTGGACCTAACAGCAGGCTTAGGGCTCCTCACGGGCTTGTGGCCCAGGGGAGGGAACTGAGGCGCGGAGGGCAGAAGGGGCCTGCCACCACCCCGCACCCCAACCCAGCACAGCTAGGCTGAGACCTGACGGCTTCGGGGTCCCCAGAGTGTGACCTCTGGTTCGAACCCCGGCTCTGGGCTCCCTTGGCGGCTTGATCACTCAGAACGCACGTCCTCCTCTGCAAACGGGCCTCCTCGTCCCGGCTGCCACCTTCCCACGAGGGTGAGGGGCCGTGAGGGTCCAGGGCAAgtggagagggacagacagacggacagacacGTGGCCCCACTCACCAGCCAGCAGCATGGCCAGCAGCAGGGGCACGAGGGCGGGGCGGGAGGCGCTGCGGCTCAGAGTCATGGCCGGGCCGGGGCTCTGGCGTCTCTGCCCCCTGCGCCCACTTGCCCCTCTTATAGCCCCACGCCCGGAGGCCGTTGCAGTTGCCCCACGGTGGGGCCACGTGTCCCCACTTCCTCTCCCCCCGCCCTGGGGGGGCGAGTGGTGggaagaggggggtgggaggaggggcgcGAGGGGCCCGGGTTGGCTCTAGCAGGGTCTCCGCTAGGGCTGCACGATTAAATGGAAGGTCagataaacaaattttttttagagtaagTAGCTCCCAAATATTGCACGGGACACACTTCTCTACAGTCAGTCACTGTTTACCTGACATTCACGTATAACTAGGCGTCCTGTGTTTTTACTAAATCTGGCACCCTAGTCCCGAAGGACCTTGGCTGGGGTCCccatgtgcctcagtttacccaggACACCGTGCACTGTCCTGACATTCCACAGGGGCGGCCGGGCTGCTGGGTCCCCGTCTGAGATGAAGAGAGTGAGGGCCTCCCCGATCAGTTCCTGTCCAGTGACCGCCCCCCCCAGGAGACCTGGGGTCAGCGCCAGGCCCCATGGTTCCCAGCAGGAGGGTGGTCTGCAGCCCCTCCCGATCAGGACCTGGCCCTCCAGCCTTCCTGGCTGTAACTCTCAGCCTGGGCCTGGTTGCCATCTGGCCCCGGCAGAAGTTCTGGGAAGGAGGCCCCAACCCCCACATCCCTGAGCCTGGCTGAGCCCCCTGCCCGCCTGAGCGGCACTGCCGGATTCCAGCCCAGGCCTGCGGGCTGGACCTAACCTCCTCTTAGTTGGGGCGCTCCTGCCTGGAGCAGCAGAAGAACTCAGAGAACAACGGAGCTGGGGTCCCCAgggcccggcccccagccccatgACCCCTGTTGCACTTCCTGCCTCCCCCGGGATGCTCCAACTACAACAGGCCCTGCTGTCGCAAGAAGCAACGTTCTCCTGGCTCGGGCAAGGTTCAGGGGAGGGAGCCAACGGATCCATCTGCAGGATGGGTGGGTGGGGCCCCCGGGACTGCCCAGAGCTGGGGCCACGTCTGGGGTCCTCATTGTCCCCTGTGGCCAGCGAATCCCATACTCTCCAGGGATGAGGACGCCGGCCCTGCTGTCCCAGAGCccggcacacagcaggtgctcaatgtCCGCCCTTTATCCCTCCCTTGGTCTGATGCACACCAACCagtcctgcccccttccctcctggcAGGGTCCCCCCAACCCGCTTCGTTAAAGTGACCATAGAGCACTTAGCAAGCACCCCTTTCTGgtctggggatgggggagagtgGAGGCAGCCATGTCTTTGGAGGAAGTGGCTCTGGCAGGGACAGCAGATTTAACCAAAGCTGCATCAATTGAGCACCACCTGTATACTCCATTCATCCGTGTCGTGGTGGTCAAGTGTGTTGACTTTGGGTTCATATTCCCGTGTGGCTGCTTGCCTACTGCACCAGTCCAGGCCACCGACTCTACCCCTccgtgcctcagtgtcctcatctatagaACGACAGCTTGAACACTAGGCTCTGTCTCCgggttgttgcaaggattaaatgaatgaaggtTTATAAAGTCCttagagaagaaagagggagggttGTTAACCATTAACCGCCTTCAGGAGGGCAGGGTGGCGACCGCCTTGAGGGGCGCGGGCCGGGGAGGCTCTAATTCCAGACCGGAGTGGCGGCGACTCGGAGGCTTGCAGGCGGCATGCATTGTACTCGTTCTGAGTTATGCCATAGTAAGAACATGACTTGAGTGTCTTTCCCAACCGCGGGAGCCGGGGACCCGTGAGCTGTGGGGAGTGGCCCCACCGGGTGCAGACCTCGGCCTCCCGGGACGCTCACTCCCTGAGGCCTCCACCCTGTGGTTTTGTGGTTCCCCAAATCGCCACAAGCCCAGCCCACCTCCAGCAAATCACCCCAGCACCCCAGGCCTCCCCTTCTGGGGTCTGATCTTTGCGGCGTGCAGACCTCTCCTGATCCAGCATCCCAGGCATGAGCCCACGGGAAacgccgggggggcggggggttggcTTTCTGGTCTCTGTGTTCCCATCAGTGGGCTTCATTCCCTCCCGCAAACCTCATTTACCCCCCTCTCTGGGCACTAAAGGTCCCTCTGGGCTTTTTATGGAAACCACttccctgccttgggctcctggGAAATTCGGGGAATTCCTGACATCCTCCTGACACTCATCAGCAATATTTCCCAGGATGGGGCCACAATGTTCGCCCCTGGCACGGCTGCTCTAAACCGTAAACCCCTCCCCTGCGGTGGTCAGCTCCCGCATCAGAGCTGAGAAGAGGGCTTCTCACGCTTGCGCCAATGTGCATgctgccaccaggtggcagcaGAGTCGATCAAGAGCTGCCGTGACCACTCACCCCCGCCACAGCTGGCCAAGGACCCTTACTCTTCCCAGCCTCCGGCCGCTCCTCTAGGCCCACCCCCTCCCGGCCCTGCTCTCCTTGCCTTGCTGCCTTCCAACCACACTGCAGGCCTTGCTCCCTCATGCTCTTGTCTTGATGCGGAGCCTGACAGCCCTCTCCTTATACTCCTATCCTGTCAGCTCAGGCATTGCcacctcctccgggaagcctcCCTGGTGACCGATCcctgtgctgggagctgggaaACAGAGCTGGGCCCCGAGGGCCAGGGTGGGGCTCCGTGGACAGTCCTGGGAAACGTCTGGGGTGACTCCATTTtctagacaaggaaactgaggcacagagacggGTAgcaacttgcccagggccaccctGGCAGGGCTGGATTAACACCCACGTCTGTGTGCATCCGGGAAGTGAGACCCACCGTGACCTGGGCCCTCCCCCAATCTCCAggcctctgccccaacccccctATCCCAAGTTTGGGGCTTGGGGACTGGGGTGCTGGGGACCCTTGGCCGCTCTTCCCACCCAGGAAGGACAGACAGGAACCTGGGGAGGAGTTTCAACTTCTACTGACGTCGCCTTGGGGCTGGGTGCGGGGCTTCTAAAGCCCTGCAGGAGTGGGGGTGGCAAAGGGCCGcctgtgggcagggcagggaggaagcagcTTTCTGCCCATTCTTTGTGTACAGTTCCCACCTCAGGGCTTGTGGTCGGCCCCTGCGCTTGGGGCATCTGTGGGAGGGGTGGCTCAGGGGCAGGTCCTACACAGGGGCAGGTCGGAGCATGGGGGGGGCGGTACCGTCCCGGACCACAAAGGGGTCCACGGTCTGAAGGATGCAGCTAGCTGCAGGCCAAGGGGCTGCTGAGTCCTCCAGGGAGGGTGTGGACAGGTCGGTCGGTCACCCGGGCTGGGCTGAGGTGGGCAGGATGTGGCTACGTCAGGGaaagggggctgggggtggcctCATGCCATTTAGGGGTAAAATGATTTGAGTCTGGAGTTTTCTTTAGGACGTGTGGACGAGGAGGGAGATGAGGCCAGAGGAGAGCAGGTGTTTATTGGCCTCTTACTGTATATGTGGCCCCCTACATCACCCCACTGAAACCTCCCTTCCGGGTGGGGACTCCAAGCACGACCTGCAGCTGCTGAGTGGGCTGCCTGTCCACCCTTTCTCCCTCGGGCCGTCCCTAGAGTCCCTTCTGCTCCAGGGCACCCAGGCCTCTCGGGAGTCCCTCTGGCCATGTGACCAAGGCTCCTGCAGGACCTGAGCAATGGTGAGGGGGTGCCCGGGAAGCCCCAGCCATGGGCAGGCACTGGGTGCTGTGGGCAGCAGCTGGTCCTGCCAGGGGCACTGGGCCCCCCCCATCTGAGcatggagggtggtggggaggtcCAGCTGGGGCCGAGCGCTGTCTCCAGGCCCCACGGCCGCCCGCTTCCCACATCCATGCGCGTCTTGCCCACGCTAAAGGGCCTCTTCCAGGACTTGGCACATGCTGTCCCCTCCACCTGGCCCCTCTCACTCACCCTCAGGCTCCACCTGGAAGTTACTTCATCCAGGGATCCTGCCCTGTTGACCCCTCTAAACCCCGCCAGGGCTGTTTTATGTTCTCTGACACCACGggcctctcctttttttttttttttaaagattttgtatttatttgacacagagacacagcgagagaaggaacacaagcagggggagtgggagagggagaagcaggcttcccgtggagcagggagcctgatgtggggctcgatcccaggaccctgggatcatgacctgagccgaaggcagacgcttaacgactgagccacccaggtgccccggggccTCTCCTTTGTAACATTTGTCACTGTGGCATTAATTCACCTACAAAACACTTATTGAGTACCAATTGTATTCGTGGTCCTATGCTAGGCCCTGGGGATCCTGCCTctgcgtgggggtggggtgggggggtgttgaTTTTCAGGGTGGGAgggaccgggggtggggggaggaggcctGAAGGCATAGTTGGGGGAAACACAGCCCGACGGGGAACAGTAAACCAGAGAGGGGTAGAAGTTACACCAAGACCAAGTAGGGTGAGGTTGGCAGCAAGGCTGGGGATGAGGTATCTGGGGATGGCCAGGGTGAGGCTAGGAGGCACGGGTGGTCCCGTGTGCCCAAAGGGTGATTGTGGGGCTGTCTGGATGGCCCTGTCCCCACGAAGCCTGTTGTATGCCAGGCCGTGTCTCAGCATCAGCATGGGGCTTTGTAAACAGTAGGCGCTCCATAAATGTTTACTGCAGGTTGAGTGACGGGGTCCTACAGGCCTGCTGGCGATGCCCACCCGCCCATAGGAGGACAGTGTCTTTGAGCTTCTCCTCTGGGTCGTGCATTGCCGTTGACTTCAAACAGGTGAGTGATGCTGACCTTGGCCAGGTGGGCTTGGGGTCCACAAGAGGTGGGCCCGGATGCCACACCCATCAGGATGGAGTTGCTGAGGGATCCAGGTGCCATCCCCTGGCCCCCCATTCACTGGTTCCCCCTGCCCCTGAGACACCCAGAGCACAGCCCCCTCCGTGACTCCCCACAGCTGCCCAGGAGGCCCTGACCGTCTGTGGTACAAGGGGTGCTGGGGCCTGGGATCAGGACACTGGGCTTGAGCTCAACCCTCCTGGGGCCTTGTCCTGATACCAGGGGGCCAGTTCAAGCTGCAGAGTATGGGAGGAGCTTCACCTAGTTTGGCAtgagaggggtgggcagagggaaggagggggtggcCCAGTAAAGGGCCACCTCCCCACCCAGACCCCAGCGTAGGGGCACCTCCCCAC
Proteins encoded in this window:
- the LOC110594100 gene encoding LOW QUALITY PROTEIN: neutrophil elastase-like (The sequence of the model RefSeq protein was modified relative to this genomic sequence to represent the inferred CDS: deleted 2 bases in 1 codon), with product MTLSRSASRPALVPLLLAMLLAGPALASEIVGGRAAQPHAWPFMVSLQRRGGHFCGATLIAPNFVMSAAHCVDGLNFRSVVAVLGAHDLGQREPTRQIFAIQRVFENGFNPQRLLNDIVILQLNGSATINRNVQVARLPAQNQGVGSGVPCLAMGWGQLGTTRPPPRVLQELNVTVVTTFCRRANVCTLVPRRRAGICFGDSGGPLVCNGLVQGIDSFIRGSCGSGFYPDAFAPVAQFADWINSIIRRGRPPLPPPTGPGQQDPLGRAAPGPALPALHPSHLTQ